Part of the Aquimarina sp. TRL1 genome, ATATGATGATTTGAAGGAAATCGAAATATGCAAAAAAAGTGGATATGTAGCCGGCAGCAATTGTCCGAGAGTACTTAATCACATCCCGGTAACAGGAATATGGTCATCGCCATGTGCATACCACACCTTGGTTCATTTGGACGCAGAAAAGAAATATAGAGTTAACTCATCGTGTGAGCCCATTTCGGATATAGTACATGAATCCTGGTTTGTACTTTCTCCACTACAAGAGTTTTATTATAAGCAGAAAAATGCTACGTATAGATCATTGCCTCCTTTTAGAACAGATTGTCAGAAAGAAGGAAAGCAAATGATGGATTTCATATTTCCAAAACCGAATAGTAGTGTATTTTTACCTAAGGATTTTACAGGAAAAACCAGCGAAGTTGTTTTGCAAATAGCACATAATCACCCCGGGTTGAAAGTGTTTTGGTATGTAGATGATCGTTATATAGGAACTACAGAACAATTCCATGAAAAAGCCATACAACCTAGTATCGGAGAACATACAATTACTGTAGTAGATGAGTTAGGAAATACTCTTAAGCGAGTTATTGAAATAAGAGAATAAGGTTTTCTTGGTTATTAAGGTTTATAGATGGAAGTTTGTGCAGAAAGTAAACTCTCTTGATATTGTAATGCTTTGTGTATCTGTCTCAAAGGAATTCACTATGTTAAAAAGTACTAAAAAGTCTTAAAAAACAGGGTTTTAGTGATAAAAAAGTTAAAAAAAGATCGAGGACTTAAAGTGACTTTGTAATTTTAAATTAGTAAAACACAATCATCTAATTGAAATTATGAAAAGAATATTGCTGTTTTTAGTAGCATTGTTCCTGGTTTTTTTAGAAGGACAATCTCAGGTTAGTCAAAAAGGAACTCCGGTTTTTGAAGGAAGAAAGGTGGCTAAATCTGCAAAAATGATGAAGGTGCATCTACCTTCTTTAGATATTGAAAAATTAGAAAAAGAAGATATCGAAGAAGAAAAAAAAGGTGTACCGATGAGGTTTGCCTATGGGCATAAAGTGGTATTGAATTTCGAGAATTCAGGAAATTGGTTTACGGCTAAAAATGGAGATAAGTTCTGGTTGCTGGAAATAGAATCTACAGGAGCAAAGTCACTAAATATAACATTTGATGAGTTTTTTATGGCTGAAGGGGCGTCTCTGTTTGTCTATAATGAAGGAAAGACAATGGTAAAAGGAGCTTTTACTTCTTTTAATAATAAAAAGACTGGGGATTTTAGTATTGCACCAGTTAAAGGGGATAAGATCATTTTAGAATATTACCAACCTAAAACAGTAAAAGGAAAATCCAGGTTGCAAATTAGTACTGTTGCGCATGATTATAAAGGAATATATAAATTAGCCAAAGATTTTGGTGATTCAGGAAGTTGTCATAATAATATTAATTGTGATGAAGGAGATGGATGGAAAGACCAAAGTAGATCAGTGGCTCTAGTTACTCTAGGAAATGGTACGCGCTGGTGTACGGGAACATTGATAAATAATTCTAAAAATGATGGAACTCCTTATTTTCTGACGGCAAATCACTGCACAGAAGATGAAGGAAGAAATCCTGCTAATTGGATTTTTATTTTTAATTACGAATCTCCTTCTTGTGAGAGTGTAGAAGTGAGTACGGATGATTCGATATCTGGATGTCGGGTATTGGCTAATGGTGTAGATTCAGATTATTTGTTGCTGGAGTTGAGTGTTACTCCTCCAGAACGATATAATGTTTATTACAGCGGATGGGATGCTAGAGAAATAATACCAACTAATACAGTTGGAATTCATCACCCGTGGGGAGATATAAAGAAGATATCTTTTGATCATGATGCTCCTGAGGTTACAAAGTATTATGATAGAGAAAAAGGAAGTGGGATTACTCATTGGCATGTCAAAAATTGGGAAAGTGGTACAACAGAAAAAGGGTCTTCGGGGTCTGCACTGTTTAATCCGGAAAAAAGAATTATAGGGCAACTGCATGGGGGCGATGCTGCGTGCGGGATTATTGATAGTGATTGGTATGGTAGATTATCAGTTACTTATCCAAATATATGTCAGTGGTTAGCTCCAGGATGCTCAGAGAAAGTGATGGATGGATATCAACCGATAATAAGTGATATTGTAGATAATGAGCGACCAACAAAAGTTACTGGAGTAAGAGTAGATGATGTACAGGAAACAACGATTCGTGTTTCTTGGAACTCTTCAACAGATAACCGTAACGTTATAGGGTATTATGTGTATGTGAATGATAAGTTATCTGCTTTTGTGGAAGACACAACAGTACTTCTATCGGAATTAAGAGGCGGGACTCAGTATATAATAAAAATAAAAGCAAGAGACGAAGTAGGTAATGAGTCCGATTTCAGTGAGGAAGTGCTTGTCGAGACATTGCCGGAAAAACCCTGTGAAGAAATTTCTGTCTGGGAAGCAGGAACTGAGTACGAGCAAGGGAATATGGTGGTATATAAAGAGCGTATTTTCTTTAAAGATTATTCCGAAATAGGCTGGTCATACATAGGAGTGTGTGGAGAAGGGGAGATTAAGGGGTCGATTGAGTTTCCTCCTGTAAAAAATGAGCTGAAAGTATATCCGAATCCAATTTTAGAGAATACGTTGTATGTTTCTTTTAAAGCAAACAATGATGCTGTGATGTATGTGTATGATGTTGGTGGGCACGTAGTAACAAAAATGAAATTTCAATCATTTTTACCAGTTGGGAAGTTGCCGTCAGGGATGTATATCTTAGAGGTGATATCTAATGGACGAAGCTATCAGAAAAGATTTATAAGAAAATAAGAGAAAGGTCTTATTTTGATAAGGTTCCCTTCTCTATAAAAAATGATTGTTTAGTATAGCTTATATACGGCTCCAAAGGAGAAAGTAGATTCTTTGTTGTAGTTTCTACCATCTATTGCAAGTCCATATCCCGAAGATATTCCAAGAATGTTTTTGTATAATGGTACATAAAGCCCAAAATGCAAATTGGTGAAGTCAACTTCTGTTTGAGGAAGTGAACTAGGACCTCCGGCTGCGACAAATTCATCAGACCCAATATCAAAACCAGATGTGGAATTCTGAAGACCAATTTTGGCATGCGCATAAAAAGAGTCATTAAAATAGCCTACTTTAAAACTGCTTAAGAAAGCATTGGGAACATCGTAATCAGAATTATTCCGGAGACTATATCCTGCCTGTACTTCTGTAAATAAGTTAAAAGAGGTGGTGTATTGTAATACTGCTGAACCATCGAATGTGGTTGCGTCAGTACCTATGGATAGAATTCCTCTACCATCATACCCCCCAACAGGAATGCTTGTTCCTGCTGCTGCACCAATGGTAATATTGGAATTATCTTTGAATTTTTTTTCAAAGGCTTTGACTTTTAAAAATAGTTGTAAGTCTTGTAATCCTGAAACCTTACTTTTTCCTTGAACAGGATCAATAGCTCCGTCATTACTTTTTATTGATATATGCGGAAGTGTTACTGTGGTAGATAACCAATCAGTGATTCCGTACTCCCCAAAAAAACTAAAAATTGAGGAAGATATTTTACCAAAACCAGCAGGATTTCCATCAGTAAGCGTGGTACCTCTGTAAAATTGATCATAGCTTTTGGCAGTGTAAGTAGTGGCAATCGTCAGCTCATTTTTTTTGTGATAAAACCCGTTGATTGGAGTTTGAGAAAAGCTCCAAATAGGAAGTAAAAAAAACAAAAGACGAGCCAGTGAATTTAGTGATTTGTGTAGAAGATTCATTGTGAAAAAATTAAATGTTAATGGCTTTAGACGCTTTTGTTAAGAATTGCTTAATGTTAAAAATTGTTAATTTTTAGTTAACGAATCTAAATACTCCATTCGACAAATGGATGTTTGCTCAATTGTGAGTTGTAATATTTTTTATCACCAGTAACCTCTTCTCCTAACCAAATAGGACGTTCGAATTGCTCGTGTTCATGGGTTAATTCAATTTCTGCAATGATTAAACCTGAGTTTTCTCCAAAAAACTCATCGACCTCTACAGTGTGATTTCCTGCAGGTATGGTATACCGAGTTTTATCAATAATTCCTTTTTTACAAAGCGATAACAGCTGTTTTGCTTCTTTCAGATTAATTTCTTTTTCCCATTCGAATCGCGTAGTGCCAGTAGCGTTTCCTTTTCCTTTTATTGTGATGAACCCTTTTTGGCCATAGATTCGAATTCGAACAGTTCTTTCGGGATCAGTGGATAAAAATCCCTGAGTAATTCTCGCTTTGCTAATAGCATTTTTTTTAAAATCGGAAGACTTGATCAGAAATTTTCTTTCTATTTCTACCATAAAAACAATTTTTAAGAAAGAGACAAAGGTACGAGTTCTTCTGTATGTTTATTAGAGATTAAAATGGCGAGAGATGTTTATTTTTGTAATTCATGGGAGAAAAAGAGGGATATAGAAAAATTATACATGTGGATATGGATGCATTTTATGCTTCTGTAGAGCAGATGGATAACCCTGAGTTAAAAGGAAAGCCACTGGCTGTTGGTGGTGGCGGAAAAAGAGGGGTCGTCAGTGCAGCGAGTTATGAAGCAAGAAAATACGGAGTTCATTCAGCGATGAGTGGGATGGCAGCTAGACGCAATTGTCCGGAGCTGATATTTGTACGTCCCAGATATGATCGATACAAAGAAATTTCCACTACTATCAGAAAAATATTTTTTGAATATACTGATCTGGTGGAGCCTTTGTCTCTGGATGAAGCATATTTGGATGTAACAGAAAACAAAAAAGGAAACCCCAGCGCTACTCTTATTGCTGAAGAGATACGAAAAAAGATATACGATCAAGTAGGATTGACGGCCTCAGCAGGAATATCTATTAACAAATTTGTAGCTAAAGTTGCAAGTGACTATCATAAGCCTAATGGTCAAAAAACAGTAAATCCAGAAGAAGTAGTAGCGTTTTTAGAAGGGTTGGATGTCAAAAAATTCTATGGAGTTGGAAAAGTGACGCAAGCCAAAATGTATCAAATGGGGATTTATACCGGAGCGGACTTAAAAGCAAAATCACTGGAATTTTTAACAGCTAATTTTGGGAAAGCAGGAAAACATTATTACCACATTGTAAGGGGGATTCATCATAGTCCTGTGAAACCCAATAGGGAACGAAAATCATTAGCAGCTGAGAGAACGTTTAGTGAGAATATAGCATCAGAGGTGTATATGCTGGAGCGTTTGCAAAGCATAGCTGAAGAATTGCAAAAAAGGCTTAAAAAAAGTGGTGTAGCAGGAAGGACTATCACCCTAAAGATAAAATATAGCGATTTTACAATCCAGACCAGAAGTAAGACATTGCCGTATTTTGTAAATGATATGGCTTTGTTGTTAGAGACGGCAAAAGAATTATTGTATCAGGAGAAGATGAAAAACTCAGTTCGTTTGCTGGGAATTTCTTTGTCTAATTTGAATACAGCCAACGTCGATAAAAAAGATAAAAAAGAAATCGAAATCATTCAATTAAAATTTGATTTTTAATTCGAATATGAGATTTAGATACTGCATAGAATCTCAGCTGCTTTTTGTAGTGCATCATCTGTTTTAGCAAAGCAGAATCGCAATAATTTATCATCTTGCTGATTCATATTAAAAACAGATACAGGGATAGAAGCAATTTTGTGCTCTATAGTGAGTCTTTTGGCAAAAGTAACATCCGATTCATCAGTAATATTGCGATAATTCAGTAATTGAAAATAAGTCCCTGATGCAGGGGTGAAAGTAAATTTAGAATCTTTTAGTAACGATAGGAACAGGTCTCTCTTTTTTTGAAAAAACTCAGGAAGTGAAGTGTAATTTTCGGGAGTTTTTAGGTAGGTTGTTAGTGCATGTTGCATAGGATGATTACTGCAAAAAACATTAAACTGATGTACCTTTCTGAATTCCTTCATTAATTCTTTAGGAGCCAGGCAGTATCCCATTTTCCAGCCAGTCGTATGAAATGTTTTTCCAAAAGAAGCTGTAATAAAACTGCGTTCTGCCAGATGAGGAAATAAAGCAGCACTTTGATGCGATTTATTATCAAAAACGATATGCTCATACACTTCATCACTAAGGAGCAATATGTTAGTGTCTTTTAAAATTTGCTCCAGACGGAGCATGTCTTTTTTCTGCAAAGTAGTTCCGGTAGGGTTATGAGGGGTGTTGATAATCAGCATTTTGGTTTTCTTTGTGATTTTTGAAGCCACTTCATCCCAATTTACCGAAAAATCAGGACCATTTAGTTGTACAGGAACAGGTTTTCCTCCAAATAATTCAATTGTGGGTTCATAACAATCATATGCAGGTTTCAGGAGAATAACTTCGTCATTCTGTCGGATAAAAGCGGCAATAATTGTAAAGATGGCTTGAGTGGCACCAGAAGTAATTGTGATTTCTTCTTCAGGATTATAATTCCGTTGATATAGAGAGGCTGTTTTTTTAGAGATTATCTCTCGTAAAGGGAGTAATCCTGCCATAGGAGCATACTGATTATACCCATTTTGCATCGCTTCAGAAACTAAACGAATGAGCGTTGGGCTTGTTTCGAAGTTAGGGAAACCTTGTGATAAATTTAATGCATTATGTGTCGTTGCCAATTGACTCATGACACTAAAAATATTGGTGGAAACCGTCGGAAGTTTGGAAATAAGATCTTGCATCTCGTAAAAGTAACTTTTTTGAAAAGAAAAAAGAATTTGTTTAGTCAGAATAGCTGATTCGACCTAATTTTAAGAATTTTATTAAACAAAAAACAGCTCGGTATTTTTATTCATTATAAATACTGAATAAAGAAATCGTAAATGTTGTTAAAAACATACCTGAACCTTACTTTTGTAAACCGAAATATTAAACATTTTTAAATAATGGGTGGATTGATAAAATCTTCAATAGCGAGAAAGGTAGCCATGGCACTTTCAGCTTTCTTCCTAATGTTTTTTTTACTACAACATTTTGCGATTAATGTAACTTCAATTTTTAGTGCGGATGTATTCAATGAGTTATCTCATTTTATGGGTACAAATCCAGCTGTTCAATACGCTTTACAGCCTGTTTTGATTTTTGGAGTTGTTTTTCACTTTGTGATGGGATTTATTTTAGAATTAAAAAACAGAGGCGCGAGAGAAGTGAAGTATTATAAGAATAACGGAGCAGCTAACTCTACTTGGATGTCAAGAAATATGATTTTGAGTGGATTGGTGATTTTGTTTTTTATGGGGCTTCATTTTTACGATTTCTGGATTCCGGAATTGAAAACAAAATTTGTAGATGGTGATTGGACAGGAGTAATTGAAGGTCAGGAAGGATATCGTTATTTTACGGAATTACAACATAAGTTTGTCAGTCCGGTAAGAGTTGGGATTTACATATTAGCATTTGTGTTCTTGTCATTGCATTTACTGCATGGATTTAATTCGGCTTTTCAATCAGTAGGAGCTAATAATAAATACACAAGAGGATTGAAAACTTTTGGGAAATTATATGCGATAGCAATACCATTAGGATTTATAATCATTGCTTTGTTTCACTTTTTCAATCAACCACATTAATTCGACGAGGATATGGCAATATTAGATTCAAAAGTACCACAGGGAGTGCCATTAAAAGATAAATGGACTACTTATAAAGATAAAATCAACTTAGTAAATCCAGCGAATAAGCGTCTTATTGATGTGATTGTTGTAGGAACAGGATTAGCTGGAGGCTCTGCTTCTGCTACATTAGCAGAATTAGGGTATAATGTAAAAGCGTTTGCATATCAGGATTCTCCAAGAAGGGCACACTCAATTGCCGCTCAGGGAGGGATTAATGCAGCAAAGAATTATCAGGGAGATGGAGATTCTTTTTACCGTTTGTTTTATGATACGGTAAAAGGAGGAGATTATCGATCCAGAGAAGCAAATGTATATCGTTTAGCTGAAGTTTCAGCAAATATTATAGATCAATGTGTTGCTCAGGGAGTGCCTTTTGCCCGTGATTATGGAGGGTTATTAGATAACCGTTCTTTTGGAGGGGTATTGGTATCTCGTACTTTTTATGCAAAAGGGCAAACAGGACAGCAACTGTTACTGGGAGCATACTCTGCGATGAATCGTCAGATTGCTCGTGGAAAGATAGAGATGTTTAACCGACATGAAATGTTGGATATTGTCATCGTTGATGGGAAAGCAAGAGGAATTATTGCTAGAAACTTGGTGACAGGAGAAATCGAACGTCATTCGGCACATGCCGTTGTTATAGCATCTGGAGGATATGGGAATGTTTATTTCCTGTCTACTAATGCAATGGGGTCTAATGCCACAGCAGCATGGAAAATACACAAAAAAGGAGCCTTTTTTGCAAACCCATGTTATACGCAGATTCACCCGACATGTATTCCGAGATCAGGAGATTATCAATCTAAATTAACCTTGATGTCAGAGTCTTTGCGTAATGATGGTAGGATTTGGGTTCCCAAGAAAATGGAAGATGTATTAGCGATTCGAGAGGGGAAATTAAAACCTACTCAAATTGAAGAAGAAGATAGAGATTATTACTTAGAAAGACGATACCCTGCTTTTGGAAACTTGGTGCCTCGTGATGTAGCGTCAAGAGCGGCTAAGGAAAGATGTGATGCAGGTTATGGAGTAAATGCAACCGGAGAAGCAGTATATCTTGATTTTAAATCTGCGATTGAACGTTACGGAAAAGAACAGGCTAAAATTCAAGGAATTTCAAATGCTTCTAAGGAGAGAATAACTGAATTGGGAGAAAAAATCGTAGAGGCTAAGTATGGAAACTTATTCCAGATGTATGAAAAAATCGTCGACGAAGATCCATAT contains:
- a CDS encoding transporter codes for the protein MNLLHKSLNSLARLLFFLLPIWSFSQTPINGFYHKKNELTIATTYTAKSYDQFYRGTTLTDGNPAGFGKISSSIFSFFGEYGITDWLSTTVTLPHISIKSNDGAIDPVQGKSKVSGLQDLQLFLKVKAFEKKFKDNSNITIGAAAGTSIPVGGYDGRGILSIGTDATTFDGSAVLQYTTSFNLFTEVQAGYSLRNNSDYDVPNAFLSSFKVGYFNDSFYAHAKIGLQNSTSGFDIGSDEFVAAGGPSSLPQTEVDFTNLHFGLYVPLYKNILGISSGYGLAIDGRNYNKESTFSFGAVYKLY
- the dinB gene encoding DNA polymerase IV, producing the protein MGEKEGYRKIIHVDMDAFYASVEQMDNPELKGKPLAVGGGGKRGVVSAASYEARKYGVHSAMSGMAARRNCPELIFVRPRYDRYKEISTTIRKIFFEYTDLVEPLSLDEAYLDVTENKKGNPSATLIAEEIRKKIYDQVGLTASAGISINKFVAKVASDYHKPNGQKTVNPEEVVAFLEGLDVKKFYGVGKVTQAKMYQMGIYTGADLKAKSLEFLTANFGKAGKHYYHIVRGIHHSPVKPNRERKSLAAERTFSENIASEVYMLERLQSIAEELQKRLKKSGVAGRTITLKIKYSDFTIQTRSKTLPYFVNDMALLLETAKELLYQEKMKNSVRLLGISLSNLNTANVDKKDKKEIEIIQLKFDF
- a CDS encoding fumarate reductase/succinate dehydrogenase flavoprotein subunit, which translates into the protein MAILDSKVPQGVPLKDKWTTYKDKINLVNPANKRLIDVIVVGTGLAGGSASATLAELGYNVKAFAYQDSPRRAHSIAAQGGINAAKNYQGDGDSFYRLFYDTVKGGDYRSREANVYRLAEVSANIIDQCVAQGVPFARDYGGLLDNRSFGGVLVSRTFYAKGQTGQQLLLGAYSAMNRQIARGKIEMFNRHEMLDIVIVDGKARGIIARNLVTGEIERHSAHAVVIASGGYGNVYFLSTNAMGSNATAAWKIHKKGAFFANPCYTQIHPTCIPRSGDYQSKLTLMSESLRNDGRIWVPKKMEDVLAIREGKLKPTQIEEEDRDYYLERRYPAFGNLVPRDVASRAAKERCDAGYGVNATGEAVYLDFKSAIERYGKEQAKIQGISNASKERITELGEKIVEAKYGNLFQMYEKIVDEDPYKTPMMIYPATHYTMGGIWVDYNLMTTIPGCYAIGEANFSDHGANRLGASALMQGLADGYFVLPYTIGDYLADDIRTGKISTDTKEFDEAEKSVRERIDFFINNKGEHSVDYYHKKLGKIMWEKCGMSRNEEGLKTAMSEIKALREDFWKNVTVPGGKDEMNPELEKAGRVADFLELGELFAKDALERNESCGGHFREESVELDGMQKGEAKRDDENYAYVAAWEYKGEPGDAVLHKEELEFKDIELKQRSYK
- a CDS encoding succinate dehydrogenase cytochrome b subunit, whose amino-acid sequence is MGGLIKSSIARKVAMALSAFFLMFFLLQHFAINVTSIFSADVFNELSHFMGTNPAVQYALQPVLIFGVVFHFVMGFILELKNRGAREVKYYKNNGAANSTWMSRNMILSGLVILFFMGLHFYDFWIPELKTKFVDGDWTGVIEGQEGYRYFTELQHKFVSPVRVGIYILAFVFLSLHLLHGFNSAFQSVGANNKYTRGLKTFGKLYAIAIPLGFIIIALFHFFNQPH
- a CDS encoding T9SS type A sorting domain-containing protein → MKRILLFLVALFLVFLEGQSQVSQKGTPVFEGRKVAKSAKMMKVHLPSLDIEKLEKEDIEEEKKGVPMRFAYGHKVVLNFENSGNWFTAKNGDKFWLLEIESTGAKSLNITFDEFFMAEGASLFVYNEGKTMVKGAFTSFNNKKTGDFSIAPVKGDKIILEYYQPKTVKGKSRLQISTVAHDYKGIYKLAKDFGDSGSCHNNINCDEGDGWKDQSRSVALVTLGNGTRWCTGTLINNSKNDGTPYFLTANHCTEDEGRNPANWIFIFNYESPSCESVEVSTDDSISGCRVLANGVDSDYLLLELSVTPPERYNVYYSGWDAREIIPTNTVGIHHPWGDIKKISFDHDAPEVTKYYDREKGSGITHWHVKNWESGTTEKGSSGSALFNPEKRIIGQLHGGDAACGIIDSDWYGRLSVTYPNICQWLAPGCSEKVMDGYQPIISDIVDNERPTKVTGVRVDDVQETTIRVSWNSSTDNRNVIGYYVYVNDKLSAFVEDTTVLLSELRGGTQYIIKIKARDEVGNESDFSEEVLVETLPEKPCEEISVWEAGTEYEQGNMVVYKERIFFKDYSEIGWSYIGVCGEGEIKGSIEFPPVKNELKVYPNPILENTLYVSFKANNDAVMYVYDVGGHVVTKMKFQSFLPVGKLPSGMYILEVISNGRSYQKRFIRK
- a CDS encoding CYTH domain-containing protein, translated to MVEIERKFLIKSSDFKKNAISKARITQGFLSTDPERTVRIRIYGQKGFITIKGKGNATGTTRFEWEKEINLKEAKQLLSLCKKGIIDKTRYTIPAGNHTVEVDEFFGENSGLIIAEIELTHEHEQFERPIWLGEEVTGDKKYYNSQLSKHPFVEWSI
- a CDS encoding methionine aminotransferase, producing the protein MQDLISKLPTVSTNIFSVMSQLATTHNALNLSQGFPNFETSPTLIRLVSEAMQNGYNQYAPMAGLLPLREIISKKTASLYQRNYNPEEEITITSGATQAIFTIIAAFIRQNDEVILLKPAYDCYEPTIELFGGKPVPVQLNGPDFSVNWDEVASKITKKTKMLIINTPHNPTGTTLQKKDMLRLEQILKDTNILLLSDEVYEHIVFDNKSHQSAALFPHLAERSFITASFGKTFHTTGWKMGYCLAPKELMKEFRKVHQFNVFCSNHPMQHALTTYLKTPENYTSLPEFFQKKRDLFLSLLKDSKFTFTPASGTYFQLLNYRNITDESDVTFAKRLTIEHKIASIPVSVFNMNQQDDKLLRFCFAKTDDALQKAAEILCSI